In Streptomyces sp. NBC_01231, the sequence GTCCGGATGGTCGTGGCCCGTAGGCTGCCCTGACCCTCGCGCACCCGTGGCCGGACTGGAGGGAAGGTCTCAGACGAACGACCGCAGCCAGCGCACCTTGGCCGCCTCCTGGTAAGGGCCGCCGCCCTCGTGGTCGTTGAAGTCGTACACCTCGATCTCCTTCTCGTCGTGCGCCCAGGCGTTGAAGGCCGCGAAGACGGTGGAGGGCGGGCAGGTCTGGTCCTCCAGGGCCGCCGAGAACAGCGCCGGGGCGGTGGCCCGCTCCGCGAAGTGCACGGCGTCGAAGTAGGAGAGGGTGCGCAGGGCCTCCTCGGTGTGGCCGCGGTGCGTCTTGAGGTACAGGCCGATCTCACGGTAGGGGTGACGGTCCGTCAGCGTCGCCGCGCGCGGGTAGTCGCAGAGGAACGGCACGTCCGGCGCGACCGCCGCCAGACCAGGAACCAGGCCGCCCACCGCGATCGAGATGCCGCCGCCCTGGCTGCCGCCGAGGACGACCGTGCGCGCGGGGTCCGCCAGCGGATGCGAACGAGCCGCCTCCACCGCCCGCACCCCGTCCGTGAACACCCGGCGGTAGTAGTAGTTCTCGGGGGCGTCGATGCCCCGGGTCATGAAACCGGGGTAGGCGGGCGCCCCGCCCACCGGGTCCGGGGTGCCGCCACCGCCGCCCCAGGCGCTGCCCTGGCCGCGGGTGTCCATCACGAAGTGCGCCCGGCCCGTCGACGCCCACAACAGGTGCTCGTGCGGCAGCCCCCGCCCGCCGCCGTACCCGACGAACTCCACGACCAACGGAACCGGCGCGGAGACCTCGGCGGGGATCGTGAACCAGCCCTTCACCGGGTGGCCGCCGAACCCGGCGAACGTCACGTCGTACACCTTCACCGTGGACAGCCCCGTGTCGACGAACTCGAAG encodes:
- a CDS encoding acetylxylan esterase is translated as MALFDLPLDELREYRSASTAPSDFDTFWSKTLDEARSHDLDARFEFVDTGLSTVKVYDVTFAGFGGHPVKGWFTIPAEVSAPVPLVVEFVGYGGGRGLPHEHLLWASTGRAHFVMDTRGQGSAWGGGGGTPDPVGGAPAYPGFMTRGIDAPENYYYRRVFTDGVRAVEAARSHPLADPARTVVLGGSQGGGISIAVGGLVPGLAAVAPDVPFLCDYPRAATLTDRHPYREIGLYLKTHRGHTEEALRTLSYFDAVHFAERATAPALFSAALEDQTCPPSTVFAAFNAWAHDEKEIEVYDFNDHEGGGPYQEAAKVRWLRSFV